The following nucleotide sequence is from Alkalihalobacillus sp. LMS39.
TGGTTTCTTGATGTAGGATTAAGAGAAATGTTTCAAGATATCTCTCCAATTCAAGATTTCACAGGAAACTTAGTGCTAGAATTTATCGATTATAGCCTAGGTGAACCAAAGTATTCTGTTGATGAGTCTAAAGAGCGTGATGTTACATATGCAGCGCCATTACGAGTTAAAGTACGCCTTATTAACAAAGAAACTGGTGAAGTAAAAGAGCAAGAAGTATTTATGGGAGATTTCCCATTGATGACCGAAACAGGCACATTTGTTATCAATGGTGCAGAACGTGTAATTGTATCACAGCTTGTTCGTTCTCCAAGTGTTTATTACAGCAAGAAGATAGATAAGAACGGAAAGAAAGGCTTCACTGCAACTGTAATACCGAATCGTGGTGCATGGTTGGAGTTAGAAACGGATGCCAAAGATATTGTGTATGTCCGAATAGATCGTACGAGGAAAATCCCTGTTACGGTTCTTTTGCGTGCACTTGGCTTCGGAGCTGACCAAGAAATTATCGATTTGTTAGGTGAAGATGAGTATTTACGTAATTCATTAGAAAAAGACAATACAGATGGATCGGATAAAGCGCTATTAGAAATTTATGAGCGTTTACGCCCAGGAGAACCACCAACTGTAGATAATGCGAAAAGTTTGCTTGAGTCACGTTTCTTTGATCCGAAGCGTTATGATTTAGCAAATGTTGGTCGCTATAAAATTAACAAAAAGCTTCACATTAAAAACCGTTTGTTTAACCAAAAACTCGCAGAAACATTAGTTGACCCTGAAACGGGTGAAGTTATCGCTGAACAAGGTGCGTTAATTGATCGACGGACGTTAGACCGTATTTTACCTTACCTTGAGAAAAACGTTGGCTTCCGTTCTGTGAATGTATCAGGTGGAGTTGTGGAAGATGATGATGTGTCGTTACAAACGATTCACATTTATGCTCCAGACGACCAAGACGGTGAAAAGGTAATTAAAGTCATCGGAAATGCTCTAGTAGAAAAAGAAGTAAAGCATATTACACCTGCTGATATTATTGCTTCAATTAACTATTTCTTTAATCTACTACATGGTGTAGGGGATACAGATGATATCGACCATTTAGGAAACAGACGCCTTCGCTCTGTAGGAGAATTGTTACAAAATCAATTCCGTATTGGTTTGTCTCGTATGGAACGTGTTGTTCGTGAAAGAATGTCGATTCAAGACCCGAACATGATTACACCTCAAGCACTTATTAATATTCGACCAGTTATTGCGTCGATTAAAGAGTTCTTTGGTAGCTCGCAGTTGTCTCAGTTTATGGACCAAACAAATCCATTAGCTGAACTAACACATAAGCGCCGTCTATCTGCTTTAGGGCCAGGTGGTTTAACACGTGAACGTGCTGGGTTTGAAGTGCGTGACGTTCACTATTCCCACTATGGGCGTATGTGTCCCATTGAAACACCAGAGGGACCGAATATTGGTTTAATTAACTCCTTGTCGAGTTATGCAAAAGTAAATGAATTCGGCTTTATGGAAACACCTTATCGACGTGTTGACCCTGAAACAGGCAAAGTAACGAGTCGTATTGATTATTTAACAGCAGATGAAGAAGATAATTATGTTGTTGCCCAAGCGAACGCGATTCTTGCTGAAGATGGTTCTTTTGTAAATGACAATATTATTGCTCGTTTCCGTGGGGAAAACACAGTTGTTCCTAAAGAAAGAATTGACTATATGGATGTATCTCCAAAACAGGTTGTATCGGCTGCGACATCTTGTATTCCATTCCTGGAAAACGATGACTCCAACCGTGCCTTGATGGGAGCAAACATGCAACGTCAGGCCGTTCCGTTAATGGTTCCAGAAGCACCACTTGTTGGTACAGGTATGGAGCATGTTTCAGCAAAAGATTCAGGTGCTGCGATTGTTGCGAAGCATAAAGGGATTGCTGAACGTGTAACGGCAAAAGAAGTATGGGTTCGTCGTCTTATTGAAGTTGACGGAAAAGAAGTAAAAGGCGACTTAGATAAATATAAAATGCAAAAGTTTATTCGTTCAAACCAAGGAACGTGTTATAACCAACGCCCAATTGTTAGTGAAGGCGATATTATTGAAAAACGCGAAATTATTGCTGACGGACCATCAATGGAAAAAGGCGAATTAGCGTTAGGACGAAATGTCATGGTTGGTTTTATGACATGGGAAGGTTACAACTATGAAGATGCGATTATTTTAAGTGAGCGCCTTGTAAAAGATGATGTATATACGTCGATTCATATTGAAGAATATGAATCAGAAGCACGTGATACTAAGCTTGGACCAGAGGAAATCACACGTGATATTCCGAATGTTGGGGAAGATGCACTTCGTAACTTAGATGACCGTGGAATTATTCGTGTCGGAGCAGAAGTAAAAGACGGTGATATTCTTGTAGGGAAAGTTACACCTAAAGGGGTGACTGAACTAACAGCAGAAGAACGGTTATTACATGCGATTTTCGGTGAAAAAGCTCGTGAAGTTCGTGATACTTCATTGCGTGCTCCTCATGGTGGAGATGGAATTGTATTAGATGTGAAAATCTTCAACCGTGAAAACGGAGATGAATTACCACCAGGTGTAAACCAGCTCGTACGGGTGTATATTGTACAGAAACGTAAAATTCACGAAGGCGATAAAATGGCAGGACGTCATGGTAACAAAGGGGTTATTTCAAAAATCCTTCCTGAAGAGGATATGCCTTATTTACCAGATGGAACGCCAATCGACATCATGTTAAACCCATTAGGGGTTCCTTCGCGTATGAATATCGGACAAGTGCTTGAACTTCACTTAGGGATGGCAGCAAGAAAATTAGGTATTCATGTAGCTTCTCCTGTATTTGACGGTGCTCGTGAGGAAGATGTGTGGAGTACCTTAGGTGAAGCAGGAATGGCTCGAGATGGAAAGACAGTTTTATATGATGGACGCACTGGTGAACCGTTTGATAACCGTGTTTCAGTTGGAATTATGTATATGATTAAACTGGCTCATATGGTTGATGATAAGCTACATGCTCGTTCAACAGGACCATACTCGCTTGTAACACAACAGCCACTAGGTGGTAAAGCGCAATTTGGAGGACAACGTTTTGGTGAAATGGAAGTTTGGGCACTTGAAGCCTATGGTGCAGCGTATACTCTCCAAGAAATCTTAACGGTTAAGTCTGATGATGTTGTTGGTCGTGTGAAAACGTATGAAGCCATTGTCAAAGGTGAAAATGTACCAGAGCCAGGTGTACCAGAATCATTTAAAGTATTAATTAAAGAGTTGCAAAGTTTAGGAATGGACGTAAAGATGTTATCTAGCACCGAAGAAGAAATTGAAATGCGTGAGCTAGATGATGAAGACGACCAAGCGAATGAAAAACTTAATTTAAATCTTGAAACAAACGAGTCAAACGGGTAATAACGTGGGCTGGCTAGTCCGGCCCAACTAAAAAATGTCATTAGCACGCAAAGAGCAAAGGGAGGTTGGCCCCTTGATAGATGTTAATAATTTCGAATATATGAAAATTGGTTTGGCATCTCCAAACAAGATCCGTTCATGGTCTAGAGGTGAGGTGAAAAAGCCAGAAACTATAAACTACCGTACGTTAAAACCAGAAAAAGATGGTTTGTTTTGTGAACGTATTTTTGGACCTACAAAAGACTGGGAATGTCATTGTGGTAAATATAAACGCGTTCGTTATAAAGGCGTTGTTTGTGACAGATGTGGTGTAGAGGTGACAAGAGCGAAAGTTCGTCGTGAGCGTATGGGTCACATCGAATTAGCAGCACCTGTTTCACACATTTGGTATTTCAAAGGAATTCCAAGCCGAATGGGCTTAGTATTAGATATGTCTCCTCGTTCATTAGAAGAAGTGATTTACTTTGCTTCTTATGTTGTAACAGAACCTGGTGACACTCCGTTAGAAAAGAAACAATTACTGTCTGAAAAAGAATATCGTACGTATCGTGATAAGTATGGTCGTTCATTTACAGCTCAAATGGGTGCAGAAGCAATTAAAAAATTACTTTCTGATATTGATTTGGATAAAGATGTAGACGGCTTAAAAGAAGAATTGTTGACAGCTCAAGGTCAACGACGCACACGTGCGATTAAACGGTTAGAAGTACTAGAAGCATTCCGTCACTCAGGAAATGATCCGGCATGGATGATTTTAGAAGTATTACCTGTTATTCCACCTAAGCTTCGTCCGATGGTTCAATTAGACGGTGGACGATTTGCAACGTCTGATTTAAATGATTTATATCGTCGTGTCATTAACAGAAACAATCGTTTGAAACGTTTGTTAGATTTAGGTGCGCCGAATATTATTGTTCAAAATGAAAAACGAATGCTACAAGAAGCGGTGGATGCCCTTATTGATAATGGCAGAAGAGGACGTCCGGTTACTGGTCCTGGGAACCGCCCGTTGAAATCTCTTTCTCATATGTTAAAAGGGAAACAAGGTCGTTTCCGTCAAAACTTATTAGGAAAACGTGTTGACTATTCCGGTCGTTCCGTTATCGTTGTTGGTCCAAACTTGAAAATGTATCAATGCGGACTTCCAAAAGAAATGGCGTTAGAACTCTTTAAACCATTTGTTATGAAAGAGCTTGTAAGTAAAGGGCTTGCTCATAATATTAAAAGTGCAAAACGAAAAGTCGAAAGAGTGCAACCTGAAGTATGGGATGTACTAGAAGAAGTAATACGTGAGCATCCTGTTCTATTAAACCGTGCTCCAACGCTTCATAGACTTGGGATTCAAGCGTTTGAACCAACTCTTGTCGAAGGTCGAGCAATTAAATTACATCCACTTGTTTGTACAGCATACAATGCAGACTTTGATGGAGACCAAATGGCAGTTCACGTACCGTTATCAGCCGAAGCGCAAGCTGAAGCACGTATTTTAATGTTAGCGGCACAAAACATTCTTAACCCGAAAGATGGTAAACCGGTTGTTACTCCGTCCCAGGATATGGTTTTAGGAAACTATTACTTAACAATGGAACGTGAAGGAGCAAAAGGTGAGGGGTCCATTTTTAAAGATACAAATGAGGCGTTAACAGCTTATCAAAATGGGTATGTCCATTTGCATAGCCGTATTGCTGTGCCTGTTAAATCTTTAAATAAACCGACATTTACTGAAGAAGACAATACCAAACTATTGTTAACGACAGTTGGAAAACTAATATTTAATGAAATTTTACCGGATTCATTCCCGTATATTAATGAGCCGACCGACTCGAACTTAGAAGTTGCGTTAGATGAAAAATATATGGTTCCAATGACCACAAATGTGAAAGAGGTTTTTGCTGAAAGAGAGCGAGTCTCGCCATTTAAAAAAGGTTTCTTAGGAAACGTTATTGCTGAAGTATTTAAGACGTTTAAGATTACTGAAACGTCCAAAATGCTAGACCGTATGAAGGATTTAGGGTTTAAGTTCTCGACAAAAGCAGGGATTACGATTGGTATTGCAGATATCGTTGTATTACCTGAGAAAAAAGTTGTACTGGATGATGCTGAAGGAAAAGTTGAACGCGTTCTTAAACAATTCCGACGTGGTTTAATTACGGAAGAAGAACGTTATGACCGAGTCATTTCAATTTGGAGTGAAGCGAAAGATGTTATCCAGGCGAAACTAATGAAATCCCTTAACCATCTAAATCCAATCTTTATGATGAGTGACTCAGGTGCCCGTGGTAATGCATCTAACTTTACACAGCTTGCTGGTATGCGTGGACTAATGGCGAACCCGTCTGGGCGTATTATTGAGTTACCAATTAAATCGAGTTTCCGTGAAGGTTTAACCGTACTCGAGTACTTTATTTCAACGCATGGTGCTCGTAAAGGTCTTGCGGATACGGCTCTTAAAACAGCTGACTCAGGTTATTTAACTCGTCGTCTTGTTGATGTTGCTCAGGATGTTATTGTTCGTGAAGATGATTGTGGTACGGATAGAGGTCTTGAAGTTGCTGCGATTAAAGAAGGTACAGACGTCATTGAAAACTTATTTGACCGTCTAGTTGGTCGTGTGGCATTCAAAACAGTCCGTGACCCACAATCTGGTGATGTTATTGTAGGGAAAAACGAATTAATCGTCGAAGATCTAGCAAAACAAATTGTAGATGCTGGAATTGAAGATGTAACGATTCGCTCGGTATTTACTTGTGACACACGCCACGGTGTTTGTAAAAAATGTTATGGTCGTAACCTTGCAACAGGTAGCGATGTAGAAGTTGGCGAAGCAGTTGGAATTATTGCTGCTCAATCCATTGGTGAGCCAGGAACGCAGCTTACAATGCGTACGTTCCATACTGGTGGGGTTGCCGGAGATGATATTACTCAAGGTTTACCGCGTATTCAAGAGTTATTTGAAGCACGTAACCCTAAAGGGCAAGCGGTCGTCTCAGAAATCGAAGGTAAGGTCATTACGGTTAATGATGCGTCCGATAAGCGTGAAGTTGTCGTTCAAGGTGAGATGGAAACGAGAAATTATGCGATTCCATACGGCGCTCGAATTAAAGTTGCGGTAAATGATGAGGTAGGACCTGGTAAAGTTATTACAGAAGGTTCTATTGATCCGAAAGAATTGCTCGGAATAACCGGAATTCAAGGAGTGCAAGAATACTTGCTCCGTGAAGTTCAAAAAGTTTACCGAATGCAAGGGGTAGAAATTGGAGATAAACACGTAGAAGTAATGGTAAGACAAATGCTTCGAAAAATCCGTGTTATTGATGCGGGGGATACAGATGTGTTACCAGGCTCTCTTATCGATATCCATGTCTTTAATGATGAAAATAGAAAAGTCCTTCTTCGCGGAGAGCGTCCTGCAACAGGAAGACCTGTTCTTCTCGGTATTACAAAAGCATCACTTGAAACAGAGTCGTTCTTATCAGCTGCTTCATTCCAAGAAACAACACGTGTTCTTACAGATGCAGCGATTAAAGGTAAGAAAGATGAGTTGCTTGGTCTGAAGGAAAATGTTATTATCGGTAAGCTTGTACCAGCTGGAACAGGAATGAACCGTTACCGAAATTTAAATATCCACTCTAAATATGACGAAGAGGAAACAGCACCTGAAGAATTAGAAGCAATTGAAACTGCAGTGACACAAGATTAATTTTACTGTTGACATGAAATTGTCTGAGTGATATTATATCAAAGTGTGCCTGATAACCTAACACTTTGGAGGATGTTCAATGTCTTATGAAAAAGTGACACAGGCAGAAGACCTAGTTATAGGTACGAAGCAAACTTTGAAAGCTCTAGAAACTGGGAATGTGAAAGAATTAGTCATAGCCGAAGATGCGGACCGACGCGTTGTCATGAAGGTACGCACAGTGGCTCAAAAAAAATCCATTCCGATAGTAACGGTAGATTCGATGAAGAAGCTTGGAAAAGCATGCGGCATCGATGTCGGAGCTTCAACTGTTGCCATAATAAAGTAAAAGTAAAAACGTTTTTGCCATCGTAGTGTCGACTACATGGCAAAAACTTTACTTTTGTACATTCTTGAACCACCAGGATCGGTGGTCTTGAAATTACGGAAGAAAGGAGGAAAAAACATGCCTACAATTAATCAGTTAATTCGTAAAGGTCGTGAAGCGAAAATCAAAAAGTCTGACTCTCCAGCGTTGAACAAAGGTTACAATAGTTTCAAAAAGGAACAGACTGATTTATCTTCACCGCAAAAGCGTGGCGTTTGTACTCGTGTTGGTACAATGACACCGAAAAAGCCGAACTCAGCCCTTCGTAAATATGCTCGTGTACGTTTAACAAACGGAATCGAGGTAACTGCATATATTCCTGGAATTGGTCACAATCTACAGGAGCACAGCGTTGTTCTTATTCGAGGTGGACGTGTAAAGGATTTACCAGGGGTACGTTACCACATCGTTCGTGGTGCACTTGATACAGCTGGGGTTCAAAATCGTATGCAAGGCCGTTCTAAATACGGTACAAAGAGACCAAAAGAGAAAAAGTAATGTGAACCTAAATAATGGTTTGCAAATCTTTAATGTTTAATCGTTGAAAGGAGGGGAAATAATGCCTCGTAAAGGACCTGTTGCTCGTAGAGATGTTTTACCTGATCCGTTATACAAATCAAAATTAGTTACTCGCCTAATCAACCGCATCATGGTTGACGGTAAAAAGGGTGCTGCAGAAAAGATTTTATATAATGCATTCGGACTTGTTCAAGAACGTTCGGGAAATGATCCGATGGAAGTGTTTGACCAAGCGTTAAAGAACATTATGCCAGTTCTTGAAGTTAAAGCTCGTCGTGTTGGTGGTGCAAACTACCAAGTACCAATCGAAGTGAAGCCTGAGCGTCGTACAACACTAGGTCTTCGCTGGTTAGTAAACTATGCAAGACTTCGTGGTGAAAAGACAATGGAAGAGCGCTTAGCTAATGAGATTTTAGATGCAGCTAACAATACTGGTGCCGCTGTTAAAAAGCGTGAAGACACTCATAAAATGGCTGAAGCGAACAAAGCATTTGCTCATTACCGTTGGTAGGAGTCAATCTATTAAAAAAATCCTAAATTAGTTAAGGAAGGAGAAATACCCTATGGCAAGAGAATTCTCCTTAAAGAATACACGTAATATCGGTATCATGGCTCACATTGATGCCGGTAAAACAACTACAACAGAGCGTATTCTTTTCTATACTGGACGTATCCATAAAATCGGTGAAACTCATGAAGGTGCTTCTCAAATGGACTGGATGGCACAAGAGCAAGAGCGTGGAATTACAATTACTTCCGCTGCGACAACTGCTCAATGGAAAGGTCACCGTGTTAATATTATCGATACTCCAGGTCACGTGGACTTCACTGTAGAAGTAGAACGTTCTTTACGTGTATTAGACGGAGCAGTAGCAGTACTTGATGCACAATCTGGAGTAGAGCCACAAACGGAAACAGTTTGGCGTCAAGCAACAACATATGGTGTACCTCGTGTTGTATTCATTAATAAAATGGATAAAACAGGTGCAGACTTCTTATACTCAGTAGGAACTATTCATGACCGTTTAGGTGCAAATGCTCATCCGATCCAATTACCAATTGGTGCAGAAGAAGACTTTAATGGAATCATTGATTTAATTGACATGGTTGCATACTTCTATGAGGATGATTTAGGTACTCGCACGGAAGCAAAAGAAATTCCAGAAGAGTATAAAGCTCAAGCTCAAGAGTACCACGATAAGTTAGTGGAAGCTGCAGCTGAGCTTGATGAAGAATTAATGATGAAATACCTTGAAGGTGAAGAGTTAACAAAGGAAGAGCTTAAAGCAGCTATCCGTAAAGGAACTTGTGACGTGGAATTCTACCCAGTTCTTTGTGGATCAGCATTTAAAAACAAAGGTGTTCAATTAATGTTGGATGCGGTTTTAGATTTCCTACCTTCACCACTTGATGTGCCTGCAATTAAAGGTACGTTACCTGAATCAGAAGAAGAAACGACTCGTGAAGCGACAGATGAAGGTCCGTTTGCTGCACTTGCGTTTAAAGTTATGACTGACCCTTATGTTGGTAAATTAACATTCTTCCGCGTGTATTCAGGTACTATCAATTCAGGTTCATATGTAGTGAACTCTACAAAAGGAAAACGTGAGCGTATTGGACGTATCCTTCAAATGCACGCAAATAGCCGTGAAGAAATTTCAACAGTTTATGCTGGAGATATTGCGGCTGGCGTTGGTTTAAAAGATACGACAACGGGTGATACTCTATGTGATGAAAAGAACCAAGTTATCTTAGAATCTATGGAATTCCCTGAGCCAGTTATCTCTTTATCTGTAGAACCAAAAACAAAATCTGACCAAGATAAAATGGGTATGGCACTTGCGAAATTAGCTGAGGAAGACCCTACTTTCAGAACTCACACTGATGAAGAAACTGGTCAAACGATTATAGCTGGTATGGGTGAACTTCACCTTGACATTATCGTAGACCGTATGAAGCGTGAATTTAAAGTAGAAGCTAATGTTGGTGCTCCACAAGTATCTTACCGTGAAACAATCCGTAAAGGAGCTAAAGTTGAAGGTAAGTTCGTTCGTCAATCGGGTGGACGTGGTCAGTATGGACATGTTTGGATTGAATTTGAACCAAACGAAGAAGGAGCAGGTTTTGAATTCGAGAACAAAATTGTCGGTGGGGTTGTTCCTCGTGAATACATTCCAGCTGTACAATCTGGTATCGAAGAAGCTCTTCAAAATGGTATGATTGCAGGATTCCCTGTAATTGATATTAAAGCAAGAATTTTTGATGGTTCTTACCATGATGTTGACTCAAATGAGATGGCGTTTAAAATTGCCGGTTCAATGGCATTGAAAAACGCAAAATCTCATTGTAGCCCAGTTCTTCTTGAGCCAATGATGAAAGTTGAAGTTGTTGTCCCAGAAGATTACATGGGTGATGTTATGGGTGATATCACATCACGTCGTGGTAGAGTAGAAGGTATGGAAGCGCGTGGAAACGCACAAACAATTAAAGCTATGGTACCATTAGCTGAAATGTTTGGTTATGCAACATCGCTTCGCTCTCGCACACAAGGACGCGGTACGTATTCTATGTTCTTTGACCATTACGAAGAAGTACCGAAAAGCATTGCCGAAGAAATTGTTAAGAAACAAACTGGAGAATAATCTCTCGTAAAAGATTGTTTCTTGAAATATTTTGTTGTAAGCTAAGAAAGGTGAAAATCATTGGATATTGCACCTTTCTTATCCATAAAATTTTTGATTGCCAATTTAAGGAGGAAATGAGAAATGGGTAAAGAAAAATTTGATCGTTCGAAAACACATGCCAACATTGGTACAATCGGCCACGTTGACCATGGTAAAACAACTTTAACAGCTGCTATCACAACAGTGCTACATAAGCGCTCTGGTAAAGGTTCTGCGATGGCGTATGACGCTATCGATGGTGCTCCAGAAGAGCGTGAGCGTGGAATTACAATCTCTACAGCACACGTAGAGTATGAAACTGATAACCGTCACTATGCACACGTTGACTGCCCAGGGCATGCTGACTATGTTAAAAACATGATCACTGGTGCTGCACAAATGGACGGAGGAATCCTAGTAGTATCTGCTGCTGATGGTCCAATGCCGCAAACTCGTGAGCACATTCTTCTTTCTCGCCAAGTAGGTGTTCCTTACCTTGTTGTATTCTTAAACAAATGTGACATGGTAGATGACGAAGAGTTACTTGAGTTAGTAGAAATGGAAGTTCGTGACTTACTTTCTGAATATGACTTCCCTGGTG
It contains:
- the rpsL gene encoding 30S ribosomal protein S12, yielding MPTINQLIRKGREAKIKKSDSPALNKGYNSFKKEQTDLSSPQKRGVCTRVGTMTPKKPNSALRKYARVRLTNGIEVTAYIPGIGHNLQEHSVVLIRGGRVKDLPGVRYHIVRGALDTAGVQNRMQGRSKYGTKRPKEKK
- the fusA gene encoding elongation factor G codes for the protein MAREFSLKNTRNIGIMAHIDAGKTTTTERILFYTGRIHKIGETHEGASQMDWMAQEQERGITITSAATTAQWKGHRVNIIDTPGHVDFTVEVERSLRVLDGAVAVLDAQSGVEPQTETVWRQATTYGVPRVVFINKMDKTGADFLYSVGTIHDRLGANAHPIQLPIGAEEDFNGIIDLIDMVAYFYEDDLGTRTEAKEIPEEYKAQAQEYHDKLVEAAAELDEELMMKYLEGEELTKEELKAAIRKGTCDVEFYPVLCGSAFKNKGVQLMLDAVLDFLPSPLDVPAIKGTLPESEEETTREATDEGPFAALAFKVMTDPYVGKLTFFRVYSGTINSGSYVVNSTKGKRERIGRILQMHANSREEISTVYAGDIAAGVGLKDTTTGDTLCDEKNQVILESMEFPEPVISLSVEPKTKSDQDKMGMALAKLAEEDPTFRTHTDEETGQTIIAGMGELHLDIIVDRMKREFKVEANVGAPQVSYRETIRKGAKVEGKFVRQSGGRGQYGHVWIEFEPNEEGAGFEFENKIVGGVVPREYIPAVQSGIEEALQNGMIAGFPVIDIKARIFDGSYHDVDSNEMAFKIAGSMALKNAKSHCSPVLLEPMMKVEVVVPEDYMGDVMGDITSRRGRVEGMEARGNAQTIKAMVPLAEMFGYATSLRSRTQGRGTYSMFFDHYEEVPKSIAEEIVKKQTGE
- the rpoB gene encoding DNA-directed RNA polymerase subunit beta, which codes for MTGQLVQYGRHRQRRSYARINEVLELPNLIEIQTASYQWFLDVGLREMFQDISPIQDFTGNLVLEFIDYSLGEPKYSVDESKERDVTYAAPLRVKVRLINKETGEVKEQEVFMGDFPLMTETGTFVINGAERVIVSQLVRSPSVYYSKKIDKNGKKGFTATVIPNRGAWLELETDAKDIVYVRIDRTRKIPVTVLLRALGFGADQEIIDLLGEDEYLRNSLEKDNTDGSDKALLEIYERLRPGEPPTVDNAKSLLESRFFDPKRYDLANVGRYKINKKLHIKNRLFNQKLAETLVDPETGEVIAEQGALIDRRTLDRILPYLEKNVGFRSVNVSGGVVEDDDVSLQTIHIYAPDDQDGEKVIKVIGNALVEKEVKHITPADIIASINYFFNLLHGVGDTDDIDHLGNRRLRSVGELLQNQFRIGLSRMERVVRERMSIQDPNMITPQALINIRPVIASIKEFFGSSQLSQFMDQTNPLAELTHKRRLSALGPGGLTRERAGFEVRDVHYSHYGRMCPIETPEGPNIGLINSLSSYAKVNEFGFMETPYRRVDPETGKVTSRIDYLTADEEDNYVVAQANAILAEDGSFVNDNIIARFRGENTVVPKERIDYMDVSPKQVVSAATSCIPFLENDDSNRALMGANMQRQAVPLMVPEAPLVGTGMEHVSAKDSGAAIVAKHKGIAERVTAKEVWVRRLIEVDGKEVKGDLDKYKMQKFIRSNQGTCYNQRPIVSEGDIIEKREIIADGPSMEKGELALGRNVMVGFMTWEGYNYEDAIILSERLVKDDVYTSIHIEEYESEARDTKLGPEEITRDIPNVGEDALRNLDDRGIIRVGAEVKDGDILVGKVTPKGVTELTAEERLLHAIFGEKAREVRDTSLRAPHGGDGIVLDVKIFNRENGDELPPGVNQLVRVYIVQKRKIHEGDKMAGRHGNKGVISKILPEEDMPYLPDGTPIDIMLNPLGVPSRMNIGQVLELHLGMAARKLGIHVASPVFDGAREEDVWSTLGEAGMARDGKTVLYDGRTGEPFDNRVSVGIMYMIKLAHMVDDKLHARSTGPYSLVTQQPLGGKAQFGGQRFGEMEVWALEAYGAAYTLQEILTVKSDDVVGRVKTYEAIVKGENVPEPGVPESFKVLIKELQSLGMDVKMLSSTEEEIEMRELDDEDDQANEKLNLNLETNESNG
- the rpoC gene encoding DNA-directed RNA polymerase subunit beta', which gives rise to MIDVNNFEYMKIGLASPNKIRSWSRGEVKKPETINYRTLKPEKDGLFCERIFGPTKDWECHCGKYKRVRYKGVVCDRCGVEVTRAKVRRERMGHIELAAPVSHIWYFKGIPSRMGLVLDMSPRSLEEVIYFASYVVTEPGDTPLEKKQLLSEKEYRTYRDKYGRSFTAQMGAEAIKKLLSDIDLDKDVDGLKEELLTAQGQRRTRAIKRLEVLEAFRHSGNDPAWMILEVLPVIPPKLRPMVQLDGGRFATSDLNDLYRRVINRNNRLKRLLDLGAPNIIVQNEKRMLQEAVDALIDNGRRGRPVTGPGNRPLKSLSHMLKGKQGRFRQNLLGKRVDYSGRSVIVVGPNLKMYQCGLPKEMALELFKPFVMKELVSKGLAHNIKSAKRKVERVQPEVWDVLEEVIREHPVLLNRAPTLHRLGIQAFEPTLVEGRAIKLHPLVCTAYNADFDGDQMAVHVPLSAEAQAEARILMLAAQNILNPKDGKPVVTPSQDMVLGNYYLTMEREGAKGEGSIFKDTNEALTAYQNGYVHLHSRIAVPVKSLNKPTFTEEDNTKLLLTTVGKLIFNEILPDSFPYINEPTDSNLEVALDEKYMVPMTTNVKEVFAERERVSPFKKGFLGNVIAEVFKTFKITETSKMLDRMKDLGFKFSTKAGITIGIADIVVLPEKKVVLDDAEGKVERVLKQFRRGLITEEERYDRVISIWSEAKDVIQAKLMKSLNHLNPIFMMSDSGARGNASNFTQLAGMRGLMANPSGRIIELPIKSSFREGLTVLEYFISTHGARKGLADTALKTADSGYLTRRLVDVAQDVIVREDDCGTDRGLEVAAIKEGTDVIENLFDRLVGRVAFKTVRDPQSGDVIVGKNELIVEDLAKQIVDAGIEDVTIRSVFTCDTRHGVCKKCYGRNLATGSDVEVGEAVGIIAAQSIGEPGTQLTMRTFHTGGVAGDDITQGLPRIQELFEARNPKGQAVVSEIEGKVITVNDASDKREVVVQGEMETRNYAIPYGARIKVAVNDEVGPGKVITEGSIDPKELLGITGIQGVQEYLLREVQKVYRMQGVEIGDKHVEVMVRQMLRKIRVIDAGDTDVLPGSLIDIHVFNDENRKVLLRGERPATGRPVLLGITKASLETESFLSAASFQETTRVLTDAAIKGKKDELLGLKENVIIGKLVPAGTGMNRYRNLNIHSKYDEEETAPEELEAIETAVTQD
- a CDS encoding 50S ribosomal protein L7ae-like protein, whose translation is MSYEKVTQAEDLVIGTKQTLKALETGNVKELVIAEDADRRVVMKVRTVAQKKSIPIVTVDSMKKLGKACGIDVGASTVAIIK
- the rpsG gene encoding 30S ribosomal protein S7 encodes the protein MPRKGPVARRDVLPDPLYKSKLVTRLINRIMVDGKKGAAEKILYNAFGLVQERSGNDPMEVFDQALKNIMPVLEVKARRVGGANYQVPIEVKPERRTTLGLRWLVNYARLRGEKTMEERLANEILDAANNTGAAVKKREDTHKMAEANKAFAHYRW